The genome window CTGAATAGCTTAAATTTAATGCTTGCAATGCCTCTTGTGTGGATTTCATAATAAATTTCTACTTTGTTCTCCTTTTAATTCTTAGATCTGCTATGGGCATGATTAATTGAGGGTCCAGTTGGAGTTAAGTTGAGTGGTTTCTAGAAAGGTAGTGGTTGCTATGTTGGTTTTGTTGTGACCATTAGGGCCTATGACCTTCCTGGAGATATTGAAGCCCTTTTATTGGTATTGAGGACTTCGTTCATATTGGTTTAAGAACATTCTAGAGGAAACATGCCAGCAATATCGGGGTACAATTACTGAAATCGGCTTTTATATGAAGTCTAGTTCATATAAGGAGAACGTAATTGACATTTGGTAGATGCATAATGTAGTTTGTTAAATGTTGGAAAACCTGATAATTTTGACTTCCGCATACTGGGGCATGGATTTCAAGCAggtgttatttttttaaaattcacaAGCTTTTGGGACCTCGACCACTTCCTTTTCTAGTTCGCATAACTATGAGCCTTCAGTGAGGTTAAAGGAATTTCAGAATTGTCCTTCAGGAATTACTTTGGACATGCTTCCTAATGCATCAACTTCAAATTGTCATGTTGTAGCTATTATGCTTTTGGAGAGTTTTCACCTTCTTCTCGTGTCCTTTGGTGATTGCGGAATGGAGTCAGAGATTTTCAGCAATATGGTTTTAACAAAATCGTGTGGCTTACTGATAATTTAGCTGCTTTCTCTGCAATTTTTTTTGTTCATATATTGTTCAtgagtatttttcttttttgtctaattatttatttttcctgTTTGGCTTTCAATCTACCTTCGAGCAGGAGAAGGGTCGACCGTTGCCTAAGTTTGGTGAATGGGATGTCAATGATCCAGCGTCAGCAGAGGGATTTACTGTGATTTTCAACAAGGCCAGGGATGAGAAAAAAACTGGTGGCAAGCCAGAGTCACCTTCAAAGGCTGATGGTAACACAAAGCAAGGAGAAGAACAATTAAAGCCTCAAACTGTACGTTATTTCAATAGTTTTGGAAATGTGTAGATTCTTTTACATATTTAACGTGAAATACATTAGCTGTGTGAATCTGCATCTTTACAGAGAATTTTTTCCATTCAGAGGATAATTCAACTACAAATAGGTGAAATCCCATCCCACTCTACTGCCCTCTCAAACAGTTGAAGGACTTAAGTTGGCCTAATTGATATATTATCTCCACCAACTAAGCCATCTCCGGCTATCTTCAGCTGTCTCATATGTTTAAAGTATTGTGGTTATGATTTAGTGAATTGTACGTGCAAGGTTTATCAAATAAAATTTCCATCACATGGTATAATTATCTTTTTAGAATAATTTGATTGATCAATGCAAAAGGTTGAGCTTAATTACTTGAAGATCCACAGCTATCTCTTGATACAATAGTTTGAAGCATGGTAGTAGGTTATTCACATACCCGTATGGGATAAACACTAAAGTGAAATCCACAGCTCATCTCTTGGGTCAAGAAATTGCACTGCCGCTCAAGCTTGTACTCTCAAAATTTAACTAAATTTCACCAAAAAATTGGATTTCTGTTGGGTAACACCCAGCCATGTGGGTCCCCTTCAATTTTGATGACCGGGGAAAGAGTAAAGATAAGCTAAGGTGGTGCAAATCTTATTGATTCGTCATACCATACAATTAATTATTTCACTTATTATTGCCTTCTCTTTAATCTAAGGTGACCTAATAAATTCAAAAATCCTTTTGCAGTTCTTAGAAGTAGGATTGAGAACTTCCCTCCAGTTGTGAGCATCTGTAGTTCTTGCTTGACTGTGGTCAGATCATATGTTCTGGTTATATTGGAAGGGTTCCTGGAGTTaagtttctcttttttttttttgggtaaaagGGAAAAGTGTATTGAGCACAGATAATTAGGGAAACTAGTACTTGATCAAAAAGATTAGAGAAACTAGTATATACGAACCCATAATTACTTACTCTCAGCAAATTGTCAGGTCAAAACTTAACTCTAAGTGGAACTTTCCTTGTAAGCATAGGTTTAAAACCATGACTAGGGAGCTCATGTACTTGCTTTGCTATAATCAATTCCCTTCTAGCCAACGATAAAGTGCGAAAAAGGTTGTGAGGCAATATATAAAGGCAAAATTAGGATCTTCTGGGATTCGCTGGGTGTATTGTAGGCTTTAAACACACCAAGACAACCATGAAGAGCAAACGTCTTATAGGGCTAATACTTTGATTGGTGGGGCTTTCATCCCGTGCATACCGTACGCATGGGTTGTCCGCCTTGTGTGTCACCAGAATGTCAAGTGTACACTTTACGACTTTGATTGTTCTTCTTGTATATACTAAAACATTAgcttatattttcttttaaatgtTTGACTATAATTTTTATTAGTAATCTGTTTGCTCTATTGTTTAGAATTTGATGTCGTAGTATATTTCTTTTTACAGATAAGAAGGGTAGATTCTTTTTAACATTTATTGTTATGACGAGATGTTTATTTGCTTTTGTATATTCTTTAGTtttgaattttataaaattctaaatgtatttttcacaatatcaaaataaaaaagttaaGGGGCCTACCCTGCCTTTGCCTCTAGTTTTAGAACATTGGATACAATGACCTAGCTTTCTTACCGGGGATGGTTGAGTTGTCCCCAATAGGAAAGTTGAGAGGTTGAGACAAGAATTAACAACCTAGAGATCCGGGTTCTGAATTCGAGTTACAAAACTTACTGTGAGCCAATTTGCTTTAGCCTTGGTGGATAGGTTTACCAGCACCTATGCTTGTGGTCTGTAGCATGCTGCCCGATGAACTAGTCGAGATGCTCGCAAGCTTGCTCTGGTACTAGGGTCATCGAAAAAAGAGTGATATTCAGCCTTTTGATTTCTACGCTCTCATCTAAGTGAACTTTTATAGTTGCTATGAAGCAGTGGTAGAACCACCTTAGTCCAATTGCCGTGAAATTACACTGTGTAGTTaggtaatttttatttatttatgtatataCTATATGTTGAATCGCCTTGGCCTTTTCATGTGTTTAATTCTTTATATTTTGAGTTTCCACCCCCCGGGTGAAATTCTGGCTGTGCCACTGCTATGAAGTAGTTACTTAATATTGAAGGAAGTTGAGAGCAAGGGTAATTATGTTATTGCTTCTCAAAAAAGGGTAATTATTTTATTGTTGGAATGGTGTTTCTTTTCATACTTGTTATGGGGAAAAAGAAAATACTGCTCAGATTATTTGAGTAGTTGATCAgctgtattttcttttcttttgtgtttttcttaaATGAGTAAGAGTAGTTGACCTGCTTGGCTAGGTTTGGGAGAGCTGTCCTCTATTGTCAAACTTAGTCTTGGAATTGGCAGGCTAGATTCTTGTGTCTTTGCTAATGTGACTAGATGAGCCACGCCATGTACGTAGTACTAATCTGTAACTGCTTTCTGATGTAAATGTTGGACAAACTGGTCCAATGACCCATCTGATTTTCTTATAAATGCTACTTCTCTCATTAATCTTTGAAGCATTCCTATTTCTTAGAATTTCAACAATATGTTGTTTTGCAGAAGAAATGGTTTTGCTGTATGCAGAGCCCCCACGCAGAATCTTGACAAGGTTATCTGTAAAAGTTGAATATAGGATGCATATTCATAATGAACCCCGCAACTTCTTTTGGCTTGGTGCTGGAGACTGAGATGCCGCTTAAGTCCTTTTTGTCTTGTAAACTTGTGGTTATTGTGGGGACAAAATGTGAAAGACAAAATGTTTGATGTACCTATATGTTGTATCTTTTATTGTACCATTGGCAGACGAGCAGTCTGCTTGCTTTCATATACGTGTGGTGTGGTTTGTAAAGCACCTTTCAACCGTAAATTTTTTCTGTTAATTTCATCAGATTATTtggttttcttcttttctttgtttgcCTGATAAGTAGAAAACGCTTAGAAAATCACAGAGGTTTGTTTGGACGAGAGGAGCTgcaatataaattatgatgatgcATGTTTGGTTTTTGTCAAGGGAAAATAGCAGTTTTGGTCCTTATATTATTTCTGTAAACGCATTTAaccttcaattaatttaatgGTGCGGGTTTTGTCAAATTAGTAACTGAAGCTAATTTCCCACCAACATTAGCTTGTTAAGGGCAATTTAACTCTCATGTAATTCCATTTGCTAGAGTTCCTTTTCTGATTAAGTCCTTGAGATCCTTAAACAAAAGACAATTTGACAGCAATTGGAAAAATCTCCAATCATAGATTTGGATAAAGTCAGGATAAATAATCTTTTTATGCTTTGTTCTTTCATTTAAAGTTATTGAGTCGTCAACACCAACTGCCCCAACTAAATTCCGAAAAAAAAGGACTTGTAATAACTTAATTTCTGGAGAAAATCGTTCATTCTAGTTTTTACACCACCTGTCTTCTGAAACGGGACCAGAAAGCCAAATACATTTAAAATTGAAGGATTCTGCAGTTGAAATATCCTCTACTCCCTCGAAAACTAAACTCTGGACTGTCCCAGCTTTCTTTCGAAAAGATGCTTTAGGAGGAAAACTTGCAGGACGCTAACACAAATGAGAGCAGAGGACTCGAACAAAGCTTTGTAGACTGCTCTTTTGCTCATTCCTTCGTTCACTGCATAAAATAGGAAATACACCATCGCGTTAGAAAGACCAGCTTTGGAGTATGTAAACTAAAATGATTATGGCAGATATTTATATCATTAGTTAATAGAAAAGTGACACATGCATGTGAATATCCGAACAACTAACTCGCAAATATATAGGTCCTTAAACCAAAAAGCACGACCTCAGAAGTGCATAAAGCTAGTTGTTGGTCCAAATTTTACAATATGAGCAAATAACACCTACATTCATTCATATATCACCGTATTGGAAAGGACAGCTTTGGATTATGTAGATTATCATGATTCTGGTAGATTTGTGTATGTCATTAGATTAAACTTGAGGTTCCAAGAGAAACACATAATATATAGAAAGAAATGATATTCTCTTCTCATTAATTAACAGCAAAGTGATGCATATGCATGTGAATATCAAAACTACTAAGTCGTGGATATAGAGGTCCGGAAACCAAAGACCACAACCTCAGAAGTGCATAAAGCTAAATGGTTCAAACGTTACAATGCGAGCAAATAACTTGTAAGTTAATTCATAATGTTCTCGATGCTGAGGTAGTTGTAGTTCAGCAAAATGAAAGAGCAACCTCACACCATTACCACTACAAAGATTGAGCTTAGGTGGTCATACGCTAATTGACACGACCATTGACATATTCAAGATGTAGGTGAGGCATGCATCTTCAAGCTTGTGAAATTGCAAATTAGATAAACAAAAAACTGAAAATTAGAAAGAAAACCCAAAATGAAACAATAAGAATGATTTCACTGCATCTAAGACTAAGTGACAGAGAGGAGAATTATCTAATTGAAAACATATGCCAAAAGGAAAAGACAATTGTTTCTACCAGGGAAAACGGTAATTTTGATTTGCTGAAAAGAGGGAGAACCATATGAGAAATATGCACAAGCTTTATTTATACCTATTGCTTGCCGATCTGTCTGGGCCTCTAGCCAATGCTGCTCAAACTGAATGTTGTATAAAGCTTCCTCTAGTTTCCCAATGTGCTCAAACAATGGTTTGAAATGCTCTGCAGCATCATACTAAAAGGTAAGATCTCTAGTGTAAAGTGCTCCAGAACAACATAGTAAGATGAAGCAAAGTGACACGCTAACCGTCTTTTGCATGCTCATCATGGTATACGAAGTGGGCCGCATGTAGATCAAAGTCTATGGTTTCATGATAGGGTGATTTGTTGGTGAAACAGAAACGATAAACTCCTTCGTGATGGGCCACAAACTCAGTCTTCTCACTGATTTTGTCACGAAAATCATGAATCTGTTCCCCAGAAGGTCCCTTCACCTAATTTCCACCAACATAGTGACATCAATTGAATAATCCATCAGATAATGGATGATAAAAGAAGACTTTTTCTCTACAAGAGAATTTAAAACATGGCTATGTAAGCTTCTCCTCTAGATAGCACGAAGAACCCATCGCGAAAACGTAAAAAACTAAAACGAATTGACAAGAAAAGCTGACTGAAGTAATCCTTACGTGGACTAAAAAAAAGGTTCATGAATTTACAGCTCCAAGATTCAAACTTTCTTGAATATGAACCCTTGTAATTCTAATTCTCTCATAGTTGGGACTCAATCCCCCCACCCCCACaagaaaaaaggagaaaaaatagTGACTCCCCTTCCTCCTAACCACCACCAAAACCAAATAACAAGTGATGGTGTCCATTGTTTGTGCATGAGAAAAGGACTGAAGCTGCAAATAACAcaacaaaaaggaaaataaaagcaAAGAAAAGACACATCCAGTTTCTCACGGACAATTCAAGCTTCTAATGAAGCTTAAAATCAAAGTCAACACAAATTGATAATagcaaaacaacaacaacaacaacccagtataatcccactagtggggtctgggaagggtagtgtgtacgcagaccttaaccctaccctggggtagagagaggctgtttccaatagaccctcggcatccttccctccaagaactcccactttgctcttggggtgactcgaactcacaacctcttggttggaagtggagggcaCTTACCATCAGAGTAACCCACCTTGTCATAATAGCAAAACAACAAAGCTAGAATtccgaatctaggattgaactcgggagaaggaattctagattgcataatCACACATGCATTATCAACAGTTCAGTATCATAGAATAATTAATCTGATGACTACAATAAGTCTATAACCCCTTTTATATCTAAAACACAGGCTAATTGTTTTTTAATTACTAATCAACGGAAATCACAAAAAACAAGAACGTAAACATAAAATTACACAAGTATACAGGCTaacgaagagagagagaaaaaaaagaagcAGAAACAGAGAGAGAATTGAGTAATATATACCACAAGATCAACACCCTCTTCACTGTAATGCCAAGAACCTTCTGATTTGATAACAACAAACGAAAAATGAACACTCTCTCCCATTTCAACCTTATGGGAAAAACATTCTTCTCTGTCTATCACAAATCTAATCCCTAAAGCCCCTCTGGAACTCCATGCCACCACCAATAACGAAATCAAGATCCAAATTTCTGATGACCCAATTCTCATCTGCGATcaattatcaattttaatttcacAGAAACAATCAAAATTAAGAAAACATCAAAAAACAGTTTTGGGAGTTAGGGTTTACCGTTTCTTGGAAAGAATTAGGAATTTGGACAGCGAAGTGGTGAAAGAGTTGAAAACTAGTAGTAGTACTTTTTTGTCTTTGACGAAGTTAAGGTACACACGACTTTGCGTGTCTTAAAACTTCGATCAACTAACCCCATTCGGATAACCGTATCCGATGACCCgtatttatttatctatttgtttatttattttcttttaaaaatcacATAAGTAGTTGGaatttggaatttggaaattagGAAGTCTAACTGGTTGAGAATGAGTTCACACTTCACACTCTTCTTCTTATGACTAGTGAGGGGCAGCCCGGGCTAGGACTAGTGAGTGTAGTCCGGGCTAGCCCGGGCCCAATGACTATTTAATGTTGTggttaatattttttaaatattatttacttttaaatttaaattcGTTATGTTGTTTTTGCATATAGTTATAGATTTATGTCTTTGAGACTACTTGCAATAGGTTGGCCAATTGTATATTTTGGGTTTTCTGTTTATTCTCTATGGTAATACGCCTAGTATTATTCAAAAACTTTTGAAGTTTATATCCATCCAATTGTATTTGTAGGAGGCAAGTTAAGTGATTACAATAAAGGTCAAATACATACCCAGCCCCTTAAAATTGTCATCATTTTCTATTTAGACACTTAAACTGAACCTATTACTTATTGGACACTCAAACTATTGACGAAGTATACATATTGAACACTTTACACAGACGTGGCATAATTAATGAATCTCACCATGAGTTGCGCGCGTGAAGCCTTTAATAACTGAAGTAaagttttttctcttttttattcAAATACTTGTTTTCTCCTActttctccttcttcttcctcCTAATAATTCTGGTTTTTGTACAGATTCACTTCAAAGATACAATATCAAAATTGCAAAATCAAATTTTTATTAAGCACTAGAATATAAGGTTTTCTAACCCCCTTCGCAGGTCCTCTATTTCTTCCGAAGAGGGGAGCGGGATCGTGGTGATCGAAAAATCCGACATCAATGTGATGACCCAGAAATTGCACTGTTGTTTCTCTATTGACATTCTTCGAACATGCCAAAAAACATATATTGGAACTATTAATTTTCTGCAATCTGCATATATTCAGCTAAGTCGTGGTGGAACGGGGGTGGTGGATTTCTCGGGTGTTGTTGATTCATTATTATCCTCACCCTAGAAGATCCAAAGCAACAACTTGGTGATTGATTTTATGTTTTTTATAAGTATGATTGTAGTGTGCtgtctttttttaatttttagtttaaatttcAATGACGTTAGTGATTTTGTATGGTGATTATTGTTGGTGCGGTGACTGAAGATGAACAATCAGGTGATGAGGGAAATGAGAGAAAGAGGAAGGTGGTGGGTCTGGTCTGAAGAgcaaatgtatattttttttagtGATGTGATTTTCTTTTATTGGTTACATTGCCATGTAAGCATAGCTTGATTTCACGTACTTGTTTTTTTGTGGGTATGAGTTTTTTGTGTTTAATAGGTACACTTCGCCAATAGTTTGAGTGTTCAATAGGTAATAGGTTCAGTTTAAGTGTCCAAATAAAAAATGGTAACAACTTTAAGGGATTGTGTATGTATTTGGCCTAAAATAAAACAGGGGCAAAATGTGACTTGAAAAAAGAGAGCTAGGAAACAAGTATATGTAATATACTACAAAAGAGGTTTGGAACTTGGAACTTAACTGATTTATTAGCAACATATTTGAGTAGCTGTaggaataaagtaaaaatataggGGATGCATCATGCATACTAACGGAACGTTTTAGATtgattcttcaaataaaataagTTACTCTATTTGTTATCTCTAAATTGTATATAGTTAACCTGGCAGTTATGTTTTATGCACAAGAATGCATAAGCAGTACACTTCGGTAATATCAATTATTTGTTTtgattttcaaagaaaatctCAATAATTATCTCGAGCTAATATAGTGTCATAGAATAATTATCTCGAGTGGTTTATACTGTTTAGACTTTAGACTACCTTAGTAGAGCAGTGTGTATAGATTCAAAAAAAATTTACACTTTTAGTCTTTAATAAATACCTATTACCTAGGGTAACATAATATATGATCCACTTTTACAAATGAAAATTCGATTGAGAAATAACAAGTTCAAGTAAATTATATTTATtcagaaataattttttttacagAATTATTAAAGAAATAATTTTTGAATATTTACATGAGCCCCAATTCAAAAATTTGGCTGCCCAATAAACATTACAACAGAGCAAGTAAAGAGTAACCAAAAAGAGTCAAACAAAACAATGATGGAGAGTCGAATTTTATCAATTGGGGCCCACCAGTGCAGAGAAATAACACGTATGTCCAGGGATAAGAAAGATAGACCGGAAATTCCCAAGATACCCCCGACGACCCCAACCCTTATTAATAGTAGGAATAAGTGCCGCAATCAAATTGACTTGATGCAATAAAATAGGAGTTTTAATAAATTACTAATAAATAAAACTTCACAATATAAACTATAATTACGAGTTTAAATCTAATGTTTCTTTACTTTCCTAATAACCCTTTAGAAGAAACAAATTACAATTCTTTCT of Nicotiana tomentosiformis chromosome 7, ASM39032v3, whole genome shotgun sequence contains these proteins:
- the LOC104100737 gene encoding transmembrane emp24 domain-containing protein p24beta2-like isoform X1, with product MRIGSSEIWILISLLVVAWSSRGALGIRFVIDREECFSHKVEMGESVHFSFVVIKSEGSWHYSEEGVDLVVKGPSGEQIHDFRDKISEKTEFVAHHEGVYRFCFTNKSPYHETIDFDLHAAHFVYHDEHAKDEHFKPLFEHIGKLEEALYNIQFEQHWLEAQTDRQAIVNEGMSKRAVYKALFESSALICVSVLQVFLLKHLFERKLGQSRV
- the LOC104100738 gene encoding protein NOI4-like isoform X3 — its product is MSEKGRPLPKFGEWDVNDPASAEGFTVIFNKARDEKKTGGKPESPSKADGNTKQGEEQLKPQTKKWFCCMQSPHAES
- the LOC104100738 gene encoding protein NOI4-like isoform X1 encodes the protein MSEKGRPLPKFGEWDVNDPASAEGFTVIFNKARDEKKTGGKPESPSKADGNTKQGEEQLKPQTRIFSIQRIIQLQIGEIPSHSTALSNS
- the LOC104100738 gene encoding protein NOI4-like isoform X2, which gives rise to MSEKGRPLPKFGEWDVNDPASAEGFTVIFNKARDEKKTGGKPESPSKADGNTKQGEEQLKPQTVWESCPLLSNLVLELAG